From Chaetodon trifascialis isolate fChaTrf1 chromosome 1, fChaTrf1.hap1, whole genome shotgun sequence, one genomic window encodes:
- the LOC139335728 gene encoding hexokinase HKDC1-like isoform X4, whose amino-acid sequence MLAVHLVSFFFSKLQEDPTKKVDRFLYAMRLHDDQLKDISARFQAEIKKGLSSESNAAATVKMLPTHVRSTPDGKEKGQFLALDLGGSKFKVLQVKVREGMGIRRGGVELEEKTYPIPKELLVGRGTELFDHVSKSLKDFMHVRNISLEKKHPLAFTFSFPCDHSSLDQGLLLNWSKNYRVRGLQGKDVVQTLRDSIDRSGDMNIEVLAMVNDTVATMMTCGFDDNFCEVGLIIGTGTNACYMEALCHIDLVEGDEGRMCVNTEWGAFGDDGALNEFITEFDRDVDAASNNPGKQIFEKMISGMYLGELVRLVVLKMAKLGLLFDGRVSDALRTKGKITTAHVAAMEQYKDGLKNTKDILMELDLSPSSDDCVAVQHVSTIVSFRSSNLVAAGLAAILSRIKQNRNLRTLRITVGVDGTVYKTHPQYPKRLHKVVRRLLPECHVRFVLSDSGSSKGAALVTAVAQRLASQRKKVDEALSPLRLNQEQLQLVKARMRAGLETGLKTKGSSAIKMLPSFVYRTPDGTERGKYLALDLGGTNFRALLVNFKKGLQQNSRVYHKIYAIPLEIMQGTGEELFDHIAQCVSDFLDYMGMKKARLPAGFTFSFPCEQTALDTGTLVSWTKGYKATDCEGHDIVNMLREAIKRRNEFDLDIVALVNDTVGTMMSCAYEDPRCEIGLIAGTGTNVCYMEDLKNIKKTEQKIGNIEREEGRMCINTEWGGLGDDGSLDEIITPYDHEVNQNSINPGKQRFEKLTSGMYLGEVVRQVLLDLTREGLLFRGHVTEALKTPGIFETKYLSQIESDRLALLQVRAILQQLGLDSNCDDSIIVKEVCGVVSRRAAQLCGAGMAALVDKIRENRGLDHLNITVGVDGALYKLHPHFSQVLQETARVLAPQCHVTFLLSEEGSGKGAALISAVARQRHGQK is encoded by the exons ATGTTGGCTGTTCAtcttgtttccttctttttctccaaaCTCCAGGAGGACCCCACAAAGAAG GTGGACAGGTTCCTGTACGCCATGCGTCTGCACGACGACCAGCTAAAAGACATCTCGGCTCGTTTCCAGGCTGAAATAAAGAAGGGCCTTTCATCGGAAAGTAACGcagcagcaactgtgaagatgCTGCCGACACACGTCCGCTCCACCCCTGATGGAAAAG AGAAAGGGCAGTTTCTGGCGTTGGATCTTGGAGGATCCAAGTTTAAGGTGCTACAagtgaaagtgagagagggCATGGGGAttaggagaggaggagtggagctggaggagaagaccTACCCGATACCTAAGGAGCTACTCGTTGGGAGAGGAACAGAG ctatTTGACCATGTGTCCAAGTCTCTGAAAGACTTCATGCATGTGAGGAACATCAGTTTGGAGAAGAAACATCCTCTGgccttcactttctctttccccTGTGATCACTCCTCATTGGATCAG GGATTATTGTTAAACTGGAGTAAGAACTATCGAGTTCGAGGCCTTCAGGGCAAAGATGTTGTCCAGACCCTCAGAGACTCTATTGACAGAAGTGGG GATATGAACATAGAGGTGTTAGCCATGGTTAATGACACCGTAGCGACCATGATGACCTGCGGCTTTGACGACAACTTCTGTGAAGTAGGACTCATTATTG gtACTGGCACCAATGCGTGCTACATGGAGGCACTGTGTCACATTGACCTGGTGGAGGGAGACGAGGGCAGGATGTGTGTGAACACTGAGTGGGGGGCCTTTGGAGACGATGGAGCTCTGAATGAGTTCATCACTGAGTTTGACAGGGATGTTGACGCTGCCTCCAACAACCCTGGAAAACAAAT CTTTGAGAAGATGATCAGCGGGATGTATCTGGGTGAGTTAGTGAGGCTGGTCGTGCTAAAGATGGCTAAACTTGGACTGCTGTTTGATGGACGTGTGTCTGATGCCCTGAGGACTAAAGGGAAGATAACCACTGCACATGTAGCAGCCATGGAGCA GTACAAAGATGGTCTGAAGAACACCAAAGACATTCTCATGGAGCTTGATTTGTCCCCATCATCTGACGACTGTGTTGCTGTTCAACATGTCAGCACCATAGTGTCCTTCAGGTCCTCAAATCTGGTGGCTGCAGGACTGGCAGCCATCCTGAGTCGCATTAAGCAAAACCGGAATTTGAGGACCTTAAGGATCACTGTGGGTGTGGATGGAACTGTATACAAGACACACCCACA GTACCCAAAACGTCTCCATAAAGTCGTGCGCCGGCTGCTTCCTGAGTGCCATGTCAGATTTGTCCTCTCAGACAGCGGCAGCAGCAAAGGAGCTGCCCTGGTGACAGCAGTCGCCCAACGGCTGGCGTCACAAAGGAAAAAG GTGGATGAGGCGCTGTCCCCCCTCAGACTGAACCAAGAGCAGCTTCAGCTTGTCAAGGCCAGGATGAGGGCCGGCCTGGAGACAGGGCTGAAGACTAAAGGCTCCTCTGCCATCAAGATGCTGCCTTCTTTTGTGTACCGCACGCCTGATGGCACag agcGTGGAAAGTATCTTGCTTTGGATCTGGGAGGAACGAACTTCAGAGCGTTGCTGGTGAACTTTAAAAAAGGTCTGCAACAGAACTCACGAGTTTACCATAAGATCTACGCCATACCGCTGGAGATCATGCAGGGAACTGGAGAAGAG TTGTTTGACCATATAGCGCAGTGCGTTAGTGACTTCCTGGACTACATGGGGATGAAGAAGGCTCGTCTTCCTGCAGGCTTCACCTTCTCTTTCCCCTGCGAGCAGACAGCTCTTGACACG GGCACATTGGTGAGCTGGACCAAAGGCTACAAGGCCACAGACTGTGAAGGACATGATATTGTTAACATGCTGAGGGAGGCCATCAAGAGACGCAAC gagTTTGACTTGGACATAGTGGCACTTGTCAATGACACCGTTGGGACCATGATGAGCTGTGCCTATGAGGACCCTCGGTGTGAAATTGGACTGATTGCTG GAACTGGCACTAACGTTTGTTACATGGAGGACCTGAAGAACATTAAGAAGACTGAACAAAAGATTGGAAATATAGAAAGAGAAGAGGG TAGA ATGTGTATAAACACAGAGTGGGGAGGTCTGGGTGACGATGGCTCTCTGGATGAAATCATCACACCTTATGACCACGAGGTGAACCAAAACTCAATCAACCCTGGAAAACAAAG GTTTGAAAAGCTGACCAGTGGGATGTATTTAGGGGAAGTTGTCCGTCAGGTATTGCTGGATTTAACCAGAGAAGGTTTGCTGTTCAGAGGACACGTCACTGAAGCTTTAAAAACACCTGGAATTTTCGAAACCAAGTACCTGTCACAAATTGAAAG TGACCGCCTGGCTCTACTGCAGGTCAGAGCTATTCTCCAGCAGCTGGGCCTCGACAGCAACTGTGACGACAGCATCATCGTCAAAGAG GTATGTGGAGTGGTGTCACGTCGtgcagctcagctgtgtggGGCAGGAATGGCGGCCTTGGTCGATAAGATCAGAGAGAACCGAGGACTGGACCATCTGAACATCACTGTAGGGGTGGACGGGGCACTCTATAAACTACATCCACA TTTCTCTCAAGTCCTTCAAGAGACTGCCAGAGTTTTGGCTCCTCAGTGTCACGTGACTTTCCTGCTATCAGAAGAAGGCAGCGGGAAAGGTGCTGCCCTCATCAGTGCTGTGGCCAGACAGAGGCATGGCCAAAAATGA
- the LOC139335728 gene encoding hexokinase HKDC1-like isoform X5, with translation MLAVHLVSFFFSKLQEDPTKKVDRFLYAMRLHDDQLKDISARFQAEIKKGLSSESNAAATVKMLPTHVRSTPDGKEKGQFLALDLGGSKFKVLQVKVREGMGIRRGGVELEEKTYPIPKELLVGRGTELFDHVSKSLKDFMHVRNISLEKKHPLAFTFSFPCDHSSLDQGLLLNWSKNYRVRGLQGKDVVQTLRDSIDRSGDMNIEVLAMVNDTVATMMTCGFDDNFCEVGLIIGTGTNACYMEALCHIDLVEGDEGRMCVNTEWGAFGDDGALNEFITEFDRDVDAASNNPGKQIFEKMISGMYLGELVRLVVLKMAKLGLLFDGRVSDALRTKGKITTAHVAAMEQYKDGLKNTKDILMELDLSPSSDDCVAVQHVSTIVSFRSSNLVAAGLAAILSRIKQNRNLRTLRITVGVDGTVYKTHPQYPKRLHKVVRRLLPECHVRFVLSDSGSSKGAALVTAVAQRLASQRKKVDEALSPLRLNQEQLQLVKARMRAGLETGLKTKGSSAIKMLPSFVYRTPDGTERGKYLALDLGGTNFRALLVNFKKGLQQNSRVYHKIYAIPLEIMQGTGEELFDHIAQCVSDFLDYMGMKKARLPAGFTFSFPCEQTALDTGTLVSWTKGYKATDCEGHDIVNMLREAIKRRNEFDLDIVALVNDTVGTMMSCAYEDPRCEIGLIAGTGTNVCYMEDLKNIKKTEQKIGKMCINTEWGGLGDDGSLDEIITPYDHEVNQNSINPGKQRFEKLTSGMYLGEVVRQVLLDLTREGLLFRGHVTEALKTPGIFETKYLSQIESDRLALLQVRAILQQLGLDSNCDDSIIVKEVCGVVSRRAAQLCGAGMAALVDKIRENRGLDHLNITVGVDGALYKLHPHFSQVLQETARVLAPQCHVTFLLSEEGSGKGAALISAVARQRHGQK, from the exons ATGTTGGCTGTTCAtcttgtttccttctttttctccaaaCTCCAGGAGGACCCCACAAAGAAG GTGGACAGGTTCCTGTACGCCATGCGTCTGCACGACGACCAGCTAAAAGACATCTCGGCTCGTTTCCAGGCTGAAATAAAGAAGGGCCTTTCATCGGAAAGTAACGcagcagcaactgtgaagatgCTGCCGACACACGTCCGCTCCACCCCTGATGGAAAAG AGAAAGGGCAGTTTCTGGCGTTGGATCTTGGAGGATCCAAGTTTAAGGTGCTACAagtgaaagtgagagagggCATGGGGAttaggagaggaggagtggagctggaggagaagaccTACCCGATACCTAAGGAGCTACTCGTTGGGAGAGGAACAGAG ctatTTGACCATGTGTCCAAGTCTCTGAAAGACTTCATGCATGTGAGGAACATCAGTTTGGAGAAGAAACATCCTCTGgccttcactttctctttccccTGTGATCACTCCTCATTGGATCAG GGATTATTGTTAAACTGGAGTAAGAACTATCGAGTTCGAGGCCTTCAGGGCAAAGATGTTGTCCAGACCCTCAGAGACTCTATTGACAGAAGTGGG GATATGAACATAGAGGTGTTAGCCATGGTTAATGACACCGTAGCGACCATGATGACCTGCGGCTTTGACGACAACTTCTGTGAAGTAGGACTCATTATTG gtACTGGCACCAATGCGTGCTACATGGAGGCACTGTGTCACATTGACCTGGTGGAGGGAGACGAGGGCAGGATGTGTGTGAACACTGAGTGGGGGGCCTTTGGAGACGATGGAGCTCTGAATGAGTTCATCACTGAGTTTGACAGGGATGTTGACGCTGCCTCCAACAACCCTGGAAAACAAAT CTTTGAGAAGATGATCAGCGGGATGTATCTGGGTGAGTTAGTGAGGCTGGTCGTGCTAAAGATGGCTAAACTTGGACTGCTGTTTGATGGACGTGTGTCTGATGCCCTGAGGACTAAAGGGAAGATAACCACTGCACATGTAGCAGCCATGGAGCA GTACAAAGATGGTCTGAAGAACACCAAAGACATTCTCATGGAGCTTGATTTGTCCCCATCATCTGACGACTGTGTTGCTGTTCAACATGTCAGCACCATAGTGTCCTTCAGGTCCTCAAATCTGGTGGCTGCAGGACTGGCAGCCATCCTGAGTCGCATTAAGCAAAACCGGAATTTGAGGACCTTAAGGATCACTGTGGGTGTGGATGGAACTGTATACAAGACACACCCACA GTACCCAAAACGTCTCCATAAAGTCGTGCGCCGGCTGCTTCCTGAGTGCCATGTCAGATTTGTCCTCTCAGACAGCGGCAGCAGCAAAGGAGCTGCCCTGGTGACAGCAGTCGCCCAACGGCTGGCGTCACAAAGGAAAAAG GTGGATGAGGCGCTGTCCCCCCTCAGACTGAACCAAGAGCAGCTTCAGCTTGTCAAGGCCAGGATGAGGGCCGGCCTGGAGACAGGGCTGAAGACTAAAGGCTCCTCTGCCATCAAGATGCTGCCTTCTTTTGTGTACCGCACGCCTGATGGCACag agcGTGGAAAGTATCTTGCTTTGGATCTGGGAGGAACGAACTTCAGAGCGTTGCTGGTGAACTTTAAAAAAGGTCTGCAACAGAACTCACGAGTTTACCATAAGATCTACGCCATACCGCTGGAGATCATGCAGGGAACTGGAGAAGAG TTGTTTGACCATATAGCGCAGTGCGTTAGTGACTTCCTGGACTACATGGGGATGAAGAAGGCTCGTCTTCCTGCAGGCTTCACCTTCTCTTTCCCCTGCGAGCAGACAGCTCTTGACACG GGCACATTGGTGAGCTGGACCAAAGGCTACAAGGCCACAGACTGTGAAGGACATGATATTGTTAACATGCTGAGGGAGGCCATCAAGAGACGCAAC gagTTTGACTTGGACATAGTGGCACTTGTCAATGACACCGTTGGGACCATGATGAGCTGTGCCTATGAGGACCCTCGGTGTGAAATTGGACTGATTGCTG GAACTGGCACTAACGTTTGTTACATGGAGGACCTGAAGAACATTAAGAAGACTGAACAAAAGATTGG AAAGATGTGTATAAACACAGAGTGGGGAGGTCTGGGTGACGATGGCTCTCTGGATGAAATCATCACACCTTATGACCACGAGGTGAACCAAAACTCAATCAACCCTGGAAAACAAAG GTTTGAAAAGCTGACCAGTGGGATGTATTTAGGGGAAGTTGTCCGTCAGGTATTGCTGGATTTAACCAGAGAAGGTTTGCTGTTCAGAGGACACGTCACTGAAGCTTTAAAAACACCTGGAATTTTCGAAACCAAGTACCTGTCACAAATTGAAAG TGACCGCCTGGCTCTACTGCAGGTCAGAGCTATTCTCCAGCAGCTGGGCCTCGACAGCAACTGTGACGACAGCATCATCGTCAAAGAG GTATGTGGAGTGGTGTCACGTCGtgcagctcagctgtgtggGGCAGGAATGGCGGCCTTGGTCGATAAGATCAGAGAGAACCGAGGACTGGACCATCTGAACATCACTGTAGGGGTGGACGGGGCACTCTATAAACTACATCCACA TTTCTCTCAAGTCCTTCAAGAGACTGCCAGAGTTTTGGCTCCTCAGTGTCACGTGACTTTCCTGCTATCAGAAGAAGGCAGCGGGAAAGGTGCTGCCCTCATCAGTGCTGTGGCCAGACAGAGGCATGGCCAAAAATGA
- the LOC139335728 gene encoding hexokinase HKDC1-like isoform X6 has translation MLAVHLVSFFFSKLQEDPTKKVDRFLYAMRLHDDQLKDISARFQAEIKKGLSSESNAAATVKMLPTHVRSTPDGKEKGQFLALDLGGSKFKVLQVKVREGMGIRRGGVELEEKTYPIPKELLVGRGTELFDHVSKSLKDFMHVRNISLEKKHPLAFTFSFPCDHSSLDQGLLLNWSKNYRVRGLQGKDVVQTLRDSIDRSGDMNIEVLAMVNDTVATMMTCGFDDNFCEVGLIIGTGTNACYMEALCHIDLVEGDEGRMCVNTEWGAFGDDGALNEFITEFDRDVDAASNNPGKQIFEKMISGMYLGELVRLVVLKMAKLGLLFDGRVSDALRTKGKITTAHVAAMEQYKDGLKNTKDILMELDLSPSSDDCVAVQHVSTIVSFRSSNLVAAGLAAILSRIKQNRNLRTLRITVGVDGTVYKTHPQYPKRLHKVVRRLLPECHVRFVLSDSGSSKGAALVTAVAQRLASQRKKVDEALSPLRLNQEQLQLVKARMRAGLETGLKTKGSSAIKMLPSFVYRTPDGTERGKYLALDLGGTNFRALLVNFKKGLQQNSRVYHKIYAIPLEIMQGTGEELFDHIAQCVSDFLDYMGMKKARLPAGFTFSFPCEQTALDTGTLVSWTKGYKATDCEGHDIVNMLREAIKRRNEFDLDIVALVNDTVGTMMSCAYEDPRCEIGLIAGTGTNVCYMEDLKNIKKTDAEIPKMCINTEWGGLGDDGSLDEIITPYDHEVNQNSINPGKQRFEKLTSGMYLGEVVRQVLLDLTREGLLFRGHVTEALKTPGIFETKYLSQIESDRLALLQVRAILQQLGLDSNCDDSIIVKEVCGVVSRRAAQLCGAGMAALVDKIRENRGLDHLNITVGVDGALYKLHPHFSQVLQETARVLAPQCHVTFLLSEEGSGKGAALISAVARQRHGQK, from the exons ATGTTGGCTGTTCAtcttgtttccttctttttctccaaaCTCCAGGAGGACCCCACAAAGAAG GTGGACAGGTTCCTGTACGCCATGCGTCTGCACGACGACCAGCTAAAAGACATCTCGGCTCGTTTCCAGGCTGAAATAAAGAAGGGCCTTTCATCGGAAAGTAACGcagcagcaactgtgaagatgCTGCCGACACACGTCCGCTCCACCCCTGATGGAAAAG AGAAAGGGCAGTTTCTGGCGTTGGATCTTGGAGGATCCAAGTTTAAGGTGCTACAagtgaaagtgagagagggCATGGGGAttaggagaggaggagtggagctggaggagaagaccTACCCGATACCTAAGGAGCTACTCGTTGGGAGAGGAACAGAG ctatTTGACCATGTGTCCAAGTCTCTGAAAGACTTCATGCATGTGAGGAACATCAGTTTGGAGAAGAAACATCCTCTGgccttcactttctctttccccTGTGATCACTCCTCATTGGATCAG GGATTATTGTTAAACTGGAGTAAGAACTATCGAGTTCGAGGCCTTCAGGGCAAAGATGTTGTCCAGACCCTCAGAGACTCTATTGACAGAAGTGGG GATATGAACATAGAGGTGTTAGCCATGGTTAATGACACCGTAGCGACCATGATGACCTGCGGCTTTGACGACAACTTCTGTGAAGTAGGACTCATTATTG gtACTGGCACCAATGCGTGCTACATGGAGGCACTGTGTCACATTGACCTGGTGGAGGGAGACGAGGGCAGGATGTGTGTGAACACTGAGTGGGGGGCCTTTGGAGACGATGGAGCTCTGAATGAGTTCATCACTGAGTTTGACAGGGATGTTGACGCTGCCTCCAACAACCCTGGAAAACAAAT CTTTGAGAAGATGATCAGCGGGATGTATCTGGGTGAGTTAGTGAGGCTGGTCGTGCTAAAGATGGCTAAACTTGGACTGCTGTTTGATGGACGTGTGTCTGATGCCCTGAGGACTAAAGGGAAGATAACCACTGCACATGTAGCAGCCATGGAGCA GTACAAAGATGGTCTGAAGAACACCAAAGACATTCTCATGGAGCTTGATTTGTCCCCATCATCTGACGACTGTGTTGCTGTTCAACATGTCAGCACCATAGTGTCCTTCAGGTCCTCAAATCTGGTGGCTGCAGGACTGGCAGCCATCCTGAGTCGCATTAAGCAAAACCGGAATTTGAGGACCTTAAGGATCACTGTGGGTGTGGATGGAACTGTATACAAGACACACCCACA GTACCCAAAACGTCTCCATAAAGTCGTGCGCCGGCTGCTTCCTGAGTGCCATGTCAGATTTGTCCTCTCAGACAGCGGCAGCAGCAAAGGAGCTGCCCTGGTGACAGCAGTCGCCCAACGGCTGGCGTCACAAAGGAAAAAG GTGGATGAGGCGCTGTCCCCCCTCAGACTGAACCAAGAGCAGCTTCAGCTTGTCAAGGCCAGGATGAGGGCCGGCCTGGAGACAGGGCTGAAGACTAAAGGCTCCTCTGCCATCAAGATGCTGCCTTCTTTTGTGTACCGCACGCCTGATGGCACag agcGTGGAAAGTATCTTGCTTTGGATCTGGGAGGAACGAACTTCAGAGCGTTGCTGGTGAACTTTAAAAAAGGTCTGCAACAGAACTCACGAGTTTACCATAAGATCTACGCCATACCGCTGGAGATCATGCAGGGAACTGGAGAAGAG TTGTTTGACCATATAGCGCAGTGCGTTAGTGACTTCCTGGACTACATGGGGATGAAGAAGGCTCGTCTTCCTGCAGGCTTCACCTTCTCTTTCCCCTGCGAGCAGACAGCTCTTGACACG GGCACATTGGTGAGCTGGACCAAAGGCTACAAGGCCACAGACTGTGAAGGACATGATATTGTTAACATGCTGAGGGAGGCCATCAAGAGACGCAAC gagTTTGACTTGGACATAGTGGCACTTGTCAATGACACCGTTGGGACCATGATGAGCTGTGCCTATGAGGACCCTCGGTGTGAAATTGGACTGATTGCTG GAACTGGCACTAACGTTTGTTACATGGAGGACCTGAAGAACATTAAGAAGAC AGATGCTGAGATACCAAAGATGTGTATAAACACAGAGTGGGGAGGTCTGGGTGACGATGGCTCTCTGGATGAAATCATCACACCTTATGACCACGAGGTGAACCAAAACTCAATCAACCCTGGAAAACAAAG GTTTGAAAAGCTGACCAGTGGGATGTATTTAGGGGAAGTTGTCCGTCAGGTATTGCTGGATTTAACCAGAGAAGGTTTGCTGTTCAGAGGACACGTCACTGAAGCTTTAAAAACACCTGGAATTTTCGAAACCAAGTACCTGTCACAAATTGAAAG TGACCGCCTGGCTCTACTGCAGGTCAGAGCTATTCTCCAGCAGCTGGGCCTCGACAGCAACTGTGACGACAGCATCATCGTCAAAGAG GTATGTGGAGTGGTGTCACGTCGtgcagctcagctgtgtggGGCAGGAATGGCGGCCTTGGTCGATAAGATCAGAGAGAACCGAGGACTGGACCATCTGAACATCACTGTAGGGGTGGACGGGGCACTCTATAAACTACATCCACA TTTCTCTCAAGTCCTTCAAGAGACTGCCAGAGTTTTGGCTCCTCAGTGTCACGTGACTTTCCTGCTATCAGAAGAAGGCAGCGGGAAAGGTGCTGCCCTCATCAGTGCTGTGGCCAGACAGAGGCATGGCCAAAAATGA